Proteins from a genomic interval of Papaver somniferum cultivar HN1 chromosome 4, ASM357369v1, whole genome shotgun sequence:
- the LOC113272584 gene encoding uncharacterized protein LOC113272584, protein MVGSKLSGNLRTTGKSTTVLIESFQRKTTVLIALCIKHVNQLLKKMEPKSISPSLVSKSISEFLSTSQKQIQSTVRVKVIPFLQKKRLIGDNKRSAGKDVLWQKSIMMGEKCQPPDFSGVIYYDSQGHQVGEMPRSPRSAQMQNFYDFPFAVNGNKYLYTAVL, encoded by the coding sequence ATGGTAGGTTCAAAGCTATCAGGCAATTTGCGGACCACCGGAAAATCCACAACGGTTCTCATCGAGTCTTTCCAGAGGAAGACAACGGTTCTTATAGCTCTATGCATCAAGCATGTTAACCAACTATTGAAAAAAATGGAACCGAAAAGTATCAGCCCGAGTTTGGTATCGAAATCTATATCGGAATTTTTATCAACATCGCAAAAGCAGATCCAATCTACTGTTCGGGTAAAGGTAATTCCGTTTCTTCAGAAGAAAAGATTAATTGGTGACAATAAACGGTCTGCAGGGAAAGATGTTTTATGGCAAAAGAGCATAATGATGGGTGAGAAGTGTCAGCCACCTGATTTTTCTGGTGTAATTTACTACGACAGCCAAGGGCATCAGGTTGGAGAGATGCCAAGGTCACCGCGAAGTGCTCAGATGCagaatttttatgattttccatTTGCTGTTAATGGAAATAAGTACTTATATACTGCTGTCCTATAA
- the LOC113273920 gene encoding histone H3-like centromeric protein cnp1 isoform X1, which translates to MSRKKHFARRSGGVPGQQPPSSSSQPQAAQRKPYRHKPGTVALKEIRKFQKSFDLLLPRAPFIRIVKEITNNFSKDVDRWQAEALTALQEAAEAFLIHQFEDTQLCAIHAKRVTIMQKDWQLARRLGGRGRQW; encoded by the exons ATGTCGAGAAAAAAACATTTCGCTAGAAGGAGCGGAGGTGTCCCCG GTCAACAACCACCTAGTTCAAGTTCTCAG CCGCAGGCGGCTCAGAGGAAGCCGTATAGACATAAGCCAGGAACAGTGGCACTTAAAGAGATACGGAAATTTCAGAAGAGTTTTGATCTTTTATTGCCAAGAGCCCCTTTTATTAGAATT GTGAAAGAGATCACCAACAATTTTAGCAAAGATGTTGATCGTTGGCAAGCAGAAGCTTTAACCGCACTTCAGGag GCAGCTGAAGCTTTTCTGATTCACCAGTTTGAAGATACTCAGCTTTGCGCGATCCATGCAAAGCGTGTGACAATCA TGCAAAAAGATTGGCAGCTAGCAAGAAGGCTTGGTGGGAGAGGTCGGCAATGGTGA
- the LOC113273920 gene encoding histone H3-like centromeric protein cnp1 isoform X2, with product MSRKKHFARRSGGVPGQQPPSSSSQAAQRKPYRHKPGTVALKEIRKFQKSFDLLLPRAPFIRIVKEITNNFSKDVDRWQAEALTALQEAAEAFLIHQFEDTQLCAIHAKRVTIMQKDWQLARRLGGRGRQW from the exons ATGTCGAGAAAAAAACATTTCGCTAGAAGGAGCGGAGGTGTCCCCG GTCAACAACCACCTAGTTCAAGTTCTCAG GCGGCTCAGAGGAAGCCGTATAGACATAAGCCAGGAACAGTGGCACTTAAAGAGATACGGAAATTTCAGAAGAGTTTTGATCTTTTATTGCCAAGAGCCCCTTTTATTAGAATT GTGAAAGAGATCACCAACAATTTTAGCAAAGATGTTGATCGTTGGCAAGCAGAAGCTTTAACCGCACTTCAGGag GCAGCTGAAGCTTTTCTGATTCACCAGTTTGAAGATACTCAGCTTTGCGCGATCCATGCAAAGCGTGTGACAATCA TGCAAAAAGATTGGCAGCTAGCAAGAAGGCTTGGTGGGAGAGGTCGGCAATGGTGA